DNA from Halobaculum sp. XH14:
ACCACGCGCGCCGAGAAGGACGGCGACGAGTGGGTCATCAACGGCAACAAGATGTGGATCACGAACGGATCGGTCGGGGACTACTTCGTCGTGATGTGCGAGACCGACCCCGACCAGGAGGACCGCTACATGGGCTACTCCCAGATCATCGTCGAGTCCGACCGCGACGGGTTCGACGCCGACAAGATCACCGGGAAGATGGGCATCCGCGCGAGCGACACCGCCGAACTCATCTTCGACGACGTGCGCGTCCCCGAGGAGAACCTCGTCGGCTCGCGCGGCATGGGGTTCCTCCAGCTCATGCAGTTCTTCGACGAGACGCGGACGGCCGTCGCCGCACAGGGCGTAGGCATCGCGAAGGGCGCGGCCGAGCGCGCGCTGGAGTACACGGAGGAACGCGAGCAGTTCGGTCGCCCCATCTCGGAGTTCCAGGCCGTCAAACACGAACTCGCCGAGCAGTTCACGAACCTCCGCGCCGCCCGAAACCTCACCTACGAGGCCGCGTGGGCCGTCGAGAACGAGCCGGACGATCTGACCCGGCTCGCGTCGATGGCCAAGGAGTTCGCCTCCCGGACGGCCGTCGAATCGGCGGACACCGCGGTCCAGCTCCACGGCGGGGCCGGCTTCGTCAACGACCACGACGTCGAGCGGCTCTACCGCGACGCGAAGATCACCCAGATCTACGAGGGAACGACCCAGATACAGAAGAACATCATCGCGCGCGAACTGCTCGACGAAGGGTTCTGATCAGAATCCGAACTCCGTCCCTTCCCCGCCGCTTCCGTCGCCGGTGCCGTCGGCTCGCCCGATGTCCCGGAACGCGCCCTCGAAGTCGTCGTGCTCGTCGAAGTTCGCCACCGAGTCGTCGAGGTTCTCACGCAGGTCCCTGAGCTGTGCGTCGAGGTAGTCGTACTCCTCGGACTCCTCCAGGGCCGCACGCCCCTTCTCGGACTCGAGAACCGCCTTCTTCGAGGCGAGCGCGAAGTACGTCTGAACGTCGCTGTCGTACTCGCTGCGTCGGAACAGCCCCTCGACCGTCTCCGTGAGCGCGCCGCGCGTGACCGGCTTCACGAGGTAGTCGTCAAAGCCCATGGCGACGATGTCGAAGTCCGGTTCGACCGCGGTCACCATCGCGACGCGACACTCGATTCCCCGCTCCCGGACCGCGACGAGCACCTCGTCGCCCGACAGGCCCGGCATCCGTCGGTCGAGCAGCACGATGTCGACGTCCTCGTCGAGCTGTTCGAGCGCCTCGTGACCGCCGTAAGCGGTCCGTACCTCGTACTCGTCGCCGAGCCACGCGGCGTACAGGTCCGCGAGGTCGGGCTCGTCTTCGACGACCAGGACGACAGGGAGGTCTTCACTCATGCTACAGTGTTCCGTGTTGTCCCCACCTGACGGAGCAGTCCTTATGAATATACCCCTTGGCCGGTGGCGGCGTCCCCACCCTCGACTCCGTTCGTCCGTCAGGTAGCCGCCACGTAACCATCGCCTGGCGGTCGTTCCCCCCAACACTTAATCGTGTCCCGTCTGACTCCGGCAGAAATTGCGCGCCGTCCGGCGTGCGGAACCGACCCGGCCCGCCCCGGTTCACTCGCCGGGGCTGTAGTTGGGTGCCTCGTCCGTGATGGTCACGTCGTGGGGGTGGCCCTCGGTCTGGCCGGCCTGGGAGACGCGGACGAACTCGGCGCGCTCCTTGAACCCCGACAGCGTCTCGGCGCCGACGTAGCCCATCCCCGAGCGCATCCCGCCGACGAGCTGGTGGAGCTCCGAGGCGAGGCTCCCCTTGTACGGCGTCGCGGCCTCGACGCCCTCGGGGACGAACTCCTCGTCCTCCTCGGCGTCCTTCAGGTAGCGGTCGCCCCCGCCCTCGCTCATCGCGCCGACCGAGCCCATCCCGCGGTACTGCTTGTAGCGCTTGCCGTTCATCGTGATGACCCGGCCCGGGGCCTCGTCGGTGCCCGCGAAGTAGGAGCCCAGCATCACCGCGTCCGCGCCCGCGGCGACCGCCTTGATGGCGTCGCCGGAGTAGCGGATGCCGCCATCCGCGATGAC
Protein-coding regions in this window:
- a CDS encoding response regulator transcription factor; the encoded protein is MSEDLPVVLVVEDEPDLADLYAAWLGDEYEVRTAYGGHEALEQLDEDVDIVLLDRRMPGLSGDEVLVAVRERGIECRVAMVTAVEPDFDIVAMGFDDYLVKPVTRGALTETVEGLFRRSEYDSDVQTYFALASKKAVLESEKGRAALEESEEYDYLDAQLRDLRENLDDSVANFDEHDDFEGAFRDIGRADGTGDGSGGEGTEFGF
- a CDS encoding acyl-CoA dehydrogenase family protein, yielding MEFALSEEQRQLRDEVRRFAENEVAPVASEHDREESYPYEVMEEAAKMGLTGPHIPVEYGGVGYDSLETAIITEELFAVDPGVGLCITSAAFGAEAIMGFGTDEQKEEYLTPITEGETVMGAAISEPQAGSDVTGITTRAEKDGDEWVINGNKMWITNGSVGDYFVVMCETDPDQEDRYMGYSQIIVESDRDGFDADKITGKMGIRASDTAELIFDDVRVPEENLVGSRGMGFLQLMQFFDETRTAVAAQGVGIAKGAAERALEYTEEREQFGRPISEFQAVKHELAEQFTNLRAARNLTYEAAWAVENEPDDLTRLASMAKEFASRTAVESADTAVQLHGGAGFVNDHDVERLYRDAKITQIYEGTTQIQKNIIARELLDEGF